The Juglans regia cultivar Chandler chromosome 2, Walnut 2.0, whole genome shotgun sequence genome includes a window with the following:
- the LOC108986953 gene encoding uncharacterized protein LOC108986953 produces MCGLIDLSCSGQRMSCCNGHVGASRSWAKLDRVLINNSFSARFQSAQYKYLNRKSSYHCPLVVYSDLLFTTYSPSPFRFLNMWCLHNDFLPFVKEVWSTPDQTTGLMKLAIRLKGTKVALRAWNKNIFGRVEGNIRALEERMEVLENQLQSEFSEEIEVDFLVTKIELELWEKREATRLGQIAKKNWLIEGDQNFTFFHSVINQRCQKGMIKKMVLSDGRILENAKAVHNGAENYCGTPSPRLGLDGD; encoded by the coding sequence ATGTGTGGCCTCATTGATTTATCTTGTTCAGGGCAACGTATGTCATGTTGCAATGGGCATGTAGGGGCTTCTAGAAGTTGGGCAAAACTTGATAGAGTGCtcattaataattctttttcagCCCGTTTCCAATCAGCTCAATATAAATACCTTAATCGCAAATCATCATATCACTGTCCGCTGGTGGTTTATTCCGATTTGCTGTTTACCACTTACAGTCCTTCTCCATTTCGTTTTCTCAATATGTGGTGTTTGCATAATGATTTCTTGCCTTTTGTGAAGGAAGTTTGGAGTACACCGGATCAAACGACGGGACTTATGAAGCTTGCTATCAGATTAAAAGGAACAAAGGTAGCCCTTCGTGCCtggaacaaaaatatttttggaagagtgGAAGGTAATATAAGAGCCCTTGAGGAGAGAATGGAAGTCTTGGAGAATCAACTTCAGTCAGAGTTTTCTGAGGAGATTGAGGTAGACTTTTTAGTGACAAAAATTGAGCTGGAATTGTGGGAGAAGAGGGAAGCCACTCGCTTGGGTCAAATTGCTAAGAAAAATTGGTTGATAGAAGGAGATCAAAATTTTACCTTCTTTCATTCAGTCATTAACCAACGATGCCAAAAGGGCATGATTAAGAAGATGGTACTTTCAGATGGTCGGATCCTGGAAAATGCTAAAGCGGTACACAATGGTGCTGAGAATTATTGTGGCAcccccagcccccgcttgggattggacggtgactga